Part of the Ruania alba genome is shown below.
CGTGCACCGGCAGGCCCGCATCGCGGGCATCGGCGGTGGTGACCGGGCCGATACTGGCGACCACCGTATCGGGCGCAGGGCACAGGGCAGCGAGAGCCCGCGCCATGGAGCCGCTCGTGACGAGCGCAGCATCGGCGTGCCCGGCACGGATCCGCGCGGCGTCGGTGTCATCGACGGGCGCGGCGGTGGTGCGGTAGCCGATCACGTCAGTCACCTCGCAGCCGCGTTCGCGCAGGCCGTCCGCGAGGGAGGCACGGGCCAGGTCCGAACGCAGCAGCAGCACCGAGGATCCGGCTGGCTCGTCCGGCCACACCTGCAGCAGACCGGTGGCCGAGTAGGTGTGGTCGGGCACCAGATCGACGACGATCCCCGCCTCGGTCAGGGTGCTCGCCGTGGCCGGCCCCACAGCCGCCACCTTCGCCTGCAGGTCCCAGCCACGCACCAGGTCTACGGTGGCAGCAGAGGTGACGACGAGCCAGTCGTAGGTACCGGTAGCCAGCC
Proteins encoded:
- a CDS encoding uroporphyrinogen-III synthase, translating into MTDLTGTTVLVPRGGAWGERVSARVRARGGTPWVVALLETTPVTGPDVVTAQRRLATGTYDWLVVTSAATVDLVRGWDLQAKVAAVGPATASTLTEAGIVVDLVPDHTYSATGLLQVWPDEPAGSSVLLLRSDLARASLADGLRERGCEVTDVIGYRTTAAPVDDTDAARIRAGHADAALVTSGSMARALAALCPAPDTVVASIGPVTTADARDAGLPVHAEASERTIDHLLDALCDAVGQAAREEQS